From Rutidosis leptorrhynchoides isolate AG116_Rl617_1_P2 chromosome 3, CSIRO_AGI_Rlap_v1, whole genome shotgun sequence, a single genomic window includes:
- the LOC139898312 gene encoding UDP-glucuronate 4-epimerase 1-like, producing MFVSALVLIAVTASFISFKSFVGSGSRYINHTVRGGVTGYEKQITSSAKIHRKNGFTVLVTGAAGFVGSHVSLALKKRGDGVVGIDNFNDYYDPSLKKSRRKMLESKGIFIVEGDINDERILAELFQLVEFTHVMHLAAQAGVRYAMKKPHSYVHSNIAGLVTLLEQCQNSDPQPAFVWASSSSVYGLNDKIPFSESDSTDRPASLYAATKKAGEEITHAYNHIYGLSITGLRFFTVYGPWGRPDMAYFSFTKNILQGNPITVYRGKNGVDLARDFTYIDDVVKGCVRSLDTAGKSTGSGGKKRGPAPYRIFNLGNRSPVTVTTLVNILEKNLKKKAKKHVIVMPGNGDVPFTHANISLAQRELGYRPTTDLATGLKKFVKWYIWYYGNNQRKGHFVKS from the coding sequence ATGTTTGTTTCCGCCTTAGTTTTAATTGCGGTAACGGCGTCGTTTATAAGTTTTAAAAGCTTTGTAGGTTCCGGCAGCCGGTACATAAACCACACCGTTCGTGGCGGCGTTACCGGTTACGAGAAGCAAATCACGTCATCCGCTAAAATCCACCGGAAAAACGGATTCACCGTACTTGTCACCGGCGCCGCCGGTTTCGTCGGAAGTCACGTGTCACTCGCACTGAAAAAACGCGGTGACGGAGTTGTCGGAATCGATAATTTTAACGACTATTATGATCCGTCGTTGAAGAAGTCTCGCCGGAAAATGTTAGAATCTAAAGGAATTTTTATCGTTGAAGGTGATATTAACGACGAGCGTATTTTAGCAGAACTGTTTCAGTTAGTTGAATTTACGCACGTGATGCATTTAGCTGCGCAGGCGGGCGTACGATACGCAATGAAAAAACCACATTCTTATGTCCATAGTAATATCGCGGGTTTAGTTACGTTACTTGAACAATGTCAAAACTCTGACCCGCAACCCGCTTTTGTATGGGCCAGTTCAAGTTCCGTTTACGGGTTAAATGATAAAATACCGTTTTCCGAATCCGACTCCACGGATCGACCCGCTTCACTTTATGCAGCTACCAAAAAAGCCGGAGAGGAGATCACACATGCTTATAACCATATTTACGGGTTATCGATAACCGGGTTGAGATTTTTCACGGTTTACGGTCCGTGGGGCCGACCCGACATGGCTTATTTTTCGTTCACGAAGAATATTTTACAGGGTAACCCGATAACAGTTTATCGAGGGAAGAACGGGGTTGATTTGGCCCGAGACTTTACGTATATTGATGATGTTGTGAAAGGTTGTGTTAGATCATTGGATACCGCGGGTAAGAGTACCGGGTCGGGTGGGAAGAAACGGGGCCCGGCACCATACCGAATTTTTAATCTGGGAAACAGGTCACCGGTGACGGTTACAACTTTGGTGAATATTTTAGAGAAGAATTTGAAAAAGAAGGCGAAAAAGCATGTGATTGTGATGCCTGGAAACGGTGACGTTCCATTTACACACGCGAATATAAGTTTGGCTCAACGCGAACTCGGGTATCGACCCACAACGGACTTAGCAACGGGATTAAAGAAGTTTGTTAAGTGGTATATTTGGTATTATGGCAATAATCAAAGAAAGGGTCATTTTGTTAAATCATAG